One segment of Paenibacillus sp. FSL R7-0337 DNA contains the following:
- the gmk gene encoding guanylate kinase translates to MSKGLLIILSGPSGVGKGTVCTALRPKMPELVYSVSATTRLPRAGEENGVNYFFKSREQFADMIEGDKLLEYAEYVGNYYGTPRDFVERTLESGRDIILEIEVQGALKVKEKFPEGIFVFLLPPSMDELKDRIRGRGTEHPDVISHRMSVAEDEIGLIRHYDYAVVNDEIDLACKRIESIIIAEHCKVR, encoded by the coding sequence ATGTCAAAAGGATTGCTGATTATACTATCCGGCCCTTCCGGTGTCGGCAAAGGTACGGTATGCACAGCGCTGCGGCCGAAGATGCCTGAACTCGTCTATTCTGTTTCTGCCACCACACGCTTACCGCGTGCGGGTGAAGAGAACGGAGTCAATTATTTTTTCAAATCCAGGGAGCAGTTCGCCGATATGATTGAAGGCGACAAGCTGCTGGAATATGCGGAGTACGTAGGCAATTATTACGGTACTCCGCGTGACTTTGTAGAGAGAACCCTGGAGAGCGGAAGAGATATTATTCTGGAGATCGAAGTTCAGGGAGCGCTCAAGGTCAAGGAGAAATTCCCCGAAGGCATCTTTGTGTTCCTTCTTCCCCCGTCTATGGACGAGCTGAAGGACCGCATCCGCGGCCGGGGCACAGAGCATCCTGATGTGATCAGCCACCGCATGTCTGTGGCCGAGGATGAGATCGGTTTGATCCGGCATTATGATTACGCCGTGGTGAATGACGAGATTGATCTGGCTTGCAAGCGAATAGAAAGCATTATTATCGCCGAACATTGTAAGGTTAGATGA
- a CDS encoding YicC/YloC family endoribonuclease — protein MSYSMTGYGQSALQSGGHKITFEVKSVNNRYCEVVLRLPREWTGYEDRLRRMVQAHIRRGRVDVIINRELTDGAADKPVLDRRRVSAYLDAAEVLVREYGFKGELSLRDILAMPGVMEPKEETAADDASGELTDLLEQGLQLSLEALLEMRGREGSYLAADLTRRLDRLEELHAGISRYAPLVVEEQREKLRQRLNLLNDGSFPWDEHKFCMEMAIFADRCNIDEELTRLHSHFGQCRALLLGSEPAGRKLDFLIQEMNRETNTIGSKCTHLAVVNLTLDMKAELEKIREQAANLE, from the coding sequence TTGTCATATAGTATGACCGGATACGGTCAGTCAGCCCTGCAATCCGGCGGACACAAGATAACGTTCGAGGTCAAATCGGTGAATAACCGGTACTGCGAAGTTGTGCTGCGGTTGCCCAGGGAATGGACGGGGTATGAGGATAGGCTGCGCAGAATGGTTCAGGCTCATATCAGACGGGGACGGGTAGATGTTATTATTAATAGAGAACTCACCGACGGGGCGGCTGACAAGCCTGTGCTGGACCGCCGCAGGGTGAGCGCCTATCTTGATGCAGCGGAGGTACTGGTCCGGGAGTATGGCTTCAAGGGAGAGTTGTCCCTGCGGGATATCCTTGCTATGCCCGGTGTGATGGAACCGAAGGAAGAGACGGCTGCTGATGACGCCTCCGGAGAACTTACAGATCTTCTGGAGCAGGGTCTCCAGCTTAGTCTGGAGGCCCTGCTGGAGATGCGCGGACGGGAAGGCTCCTATTTGGCGGCTGATCTGACGCGCAGACTTGACCGCCTGGAAGAGCTGCATGCCGGAATCAGCAGATATGCGCCTCTGGTTGTGGAGGAGCAGCGCGAGAAGCTGCGGCAACGGCTTAACCTGCTGAATGACGGGAGCTTCCCCTGGGATGAGCATAAATTTTGCATGGAGATGGCTATTTTCGCCGACCGCTGCAATATAGATGAGGAGCTGACCCGGCTTCACAGCCATTTCGGCCAGTGCCGGGCCTTGCTGCTGGGCAGCGAGCCTGCCGGACGCAAGCTTGATTTTCTGATCCAGGAGATGAACAGGGAGACCAACACAATAGGGTCGAAATGCACTCATCTGGCGGTTGTGAATCTGACGCTTGATATGAAGGCGGAGCTTGAGAAGATTCGGGAGCAGGCAGCGAACCTGGAATGA
- the rpoZ gene encoding DNA-directed RNA polymerase subunit omega translates to MLYPSIDELVTKVDSKYSLVVASARRARALREGGKTDIVAPKSHKYVGVALEEIYEDRIVVTRGEE, encoded by the coding sequence ATGCTATATCCATCCATTGACGAACTGGTGACTAAGGTCGACAGCAAGTATTCCCTGGTAGTCGCTTCAGCCCGCCGGGCCAGAGCACTCCGTGAAGGCGGCAAGACCGATATCGTTGCGCCAAAATCGCATAAATATGTCGGTGTTGCCCTTGAAGAAATCTATGAAGACCGCATTGTAGTCACACGCGGTGAAGAATAG
- a CDS encoding DUF370 domain-containing protein, translating into MAIKLINIGFGNIVSANRIISIVSPESAPIKRIIQEARDRHMLIDATYGRRTRAVIITDSDHVILSAVQPETVAHRLSSKDDDNDE; encoded by the coding sequence ATGGCAATCAAATTAATCAACATCGGCTTTGGGAATATCGTGTCAGCGAACCGCATTATTTCCATTGTCAGCCCGGAATCGGCACCGATTAAGAGAATTATCCAGGAGGCCAGAGACAGGCATATGCTGATCGATGCCACCTACGGAAGGCGGACGCGGGCTGTCATTATTACCGACAGTGACCATGTGATTCTCTCGGCTGTACAGCCTGAGACGGTAGCTCACCGCCTATCCAGCAAAGACGACGATAACGATGAATAA
- the priA gene encoding primosomal protein N', with the protein MDIAKVIVDVPVRSTDRPFDYIIPDALKLWIEVGSRVAVPFGPRTVQGFVVSLESGETGSVSRMKPIVEVLDLLPPLSPELVELADWMSQRYACRRISALQAMLPTALKGKAERLISLGSIEEASSAPADELFPLFLEADNEEQQIIDFVKRHSEVSMKLLTRTFPEAAETIKFMVRRGVLAESQSIKDKMGKKKLKAVDLAIGLSAARESLSSFPARSARQKEVLSYLIDMEALLPMPLKDILAILQVTAGTVKALADKGYIEISEIEVYRDPYQGRDFKPSTPLPLTAEQEIVYKRIVGTVEQQTHEVFLLHGVTGSGKTEIYLQTIQRCIEQGRQAVVLVPEIALTPQMVERFKGRFGSGVAVMHSRLSVGERYDEWRKIREGKAMVAVGARSAVFAPFANLGLIIMDEEHEGSYKQEENPKYHARDVAVRRAEQGGAVVILGSATPSLESYHAARSQSDIHFSPILLEMPSRALGNELPQVAVVDMREELKEGNRSMFSRSLHAALVSRLERGEQTVLLLNRRGFSTFVMCRSCGYVAGCPECDISLTYHSRSDNLRCHYCGHAEPAPKLCPECGSEHIRFFGTGTQRVEEELGKLFPGIRVIRMDVDTTTEKGSHEKLLNQFRDKKADVLLGTQMVAKGLDFPDVTLVGVITADSALNLPDFRAAEKTFQLLTQVAGRAGRHQLPGEVVVQSYTPEHYSIIHASGHDYRSFVRDELKHRKELHYPPYCRLILVTLSHEQLPLLLKLAENYALSIQGKARQLRWYGSLDKLSSDALDLLGPVASPLPRLKGRYRFQCIIKWRGAIDAIALARQVAEELEDSVRDKGLQISIDVDPQMLM; encoded by the coding sequence ATGGATATTGCCAAGGTCATTGTCGATGTTCCTGTACGCAGCACCGACCGGCCGTTTGACTATATTATCCCGGATGCTCTGAAGCTGTGGATTGAAGTGGGCAGCCGGGTGGCTGTTCCGTTCGGCCCCCGAACGGTCCAAGGTTTCGTAGTGTCCCTGGAATCAGGGGAGACCGGCAGTGTCTCCCGGATGAAGCCGATTGTAGAAGTACTGGATCTGTTGCCGCCCCTGTCGCCGGAGCTGGTGGAGCTGGCTGATTGGATGAGTCAAAGATACGCCTGCAGACGGATCTCCGCACTGCAGGCGATGCTTCCGACTGCCTTGAAGGGCAAAGCCGAGCGTCTGATCTCGCTTGGGAGTATAGAAGAGGCGTCCAGCGCCCCCGCAGATGAGCTGTTTCCGCTCTTCCTGGAGGCGGATAACGAAGAACAGCAGATCATTGATTTCGTTAAGCGACACAGTGAGGTATCCATGAAGCTGCTGACCCGCACCTTCCCTGAGGCTGCAGAGACGATTAAGTTCATGGTGCGGCGCGGCGTACTGGCAGAGAGCCAGTCGATTAAGGATAAAATGGGCAAAAAGAAGCTCAAGGCCGTTGATTTGGCTATTGGCCTGTCAGCAGCCCGGGAGTCGCTCTCCAGCTTCCCGGCGCGTTCGGCGCGCCAGAAGGAGGTGCTCTCCTACCTCATTGATATGGAAGCCCTGCTGCCGATGCCGCTCAAGGATATTCTGGCGATCCTTCAGGTTACTGCGGGCACGGTCAAAGCACTTGCAGACAAGGGTTATATTGAAATCAGTGAAATTGAAGTCTACCGTGACCCCTACCAGGGACGGGACTTTAAGCCAAGTACCCCGCTTCCGCTGACAGCGGAGCAGGAGATTGTATACAAGCGGATTGTGGGCACTGTAGAGCAGCAGACGCATGAAGTCTTCCTGCTGCACGGGGTGACCGGCAGCGGGAAGACGGAAATCTATCTCCAGACGATCCAGCGCTGTATCGAGCAGGGACGGCAGGCAGTGGTGCTGGTGCCTGAGATTGCACTGACTCCGCAGATGGTGGAACGGTTCAAGGGCCGGTTCGGCAGCGGGGTGGCGGTGATGCACAGCCGGCTGTCTGTAGGCGAACGTTATGACGAGTGGCGCAAGATCCGCGAAGGCAAGGCAATGGTTGCGGTCGGAGCACGCTCAGCCGTGTTCGCTCCGTTTGCCAATCTGGGCCTCATTATTATGGATGAAGAGCATGAAGGCTCCTATAAGCAGGAGGAGAATCCGAAATATCATGCCCGTGATGTGGCTGTCCGCAGGGCAGAGCAGGGCGGTGCCGTGGTGATTCTGGGCTCTGCAACACCTTCACTGGAGAGCTATCATGCCGCTAGATCGCAGAGTGATATCCACTTCTCGCCGATTCTGCTGGAAATGCCGAGCCGTGCACTCGGCAATGAGCTGCCGCAGGTGGCAGTGGTTGATATGCGTGAAGAGCTGAAGGAAGGCAACCGCTCCATGTTCAGCCGCAGCCTGCATGCCGCTCTGGTAAGCAGATTGGAGCGCGGTGAACAGACGGTGCTGCTGCTCAACCGCAGAGGCTTCTCGACCTTCGTCATGTGCCGGAGCTGCGGCTATGTTGCCGGCTGTCCGGAATGCGATATCTCGCTCACCTATCACAGCCGTAGCGACAATCTGCGCTGTCACTACTGTGGGCATGCTGAGCCCGCGCCCAAGCTGTGCCCGGAGTGCGGCAGTGAGCATATCCGCTTCTTCGGGACAGGGACACAACGGGTAGAGGAAGAGCTGGGCAAGCTGTTCCCCGGCATCCGGGTTATTCGTATGGATGTGGACACGACCACGGAGAAGGGCTCACATGAGAAGCTGCTGAACCAGTTCAGAGACAAGAAGGCCGATGTGCTGCTGGGCACACAGATGGTCGCCAAAGGACTCGACTTCCCCGATGTAACGCTGGTTGGGGTCATTACTGCGGATTCTGCGCTCAATCTTCCTGATTTCCGGGCGGCTGAGAAGACCTTTCAGCTCTTGACGCAGGTTGCCGGCCGTGCGGGGCGGCATCAGCTCCCCGGCGAGGTGGTGGTGCAGTCGTATACACCGGAGCATTACTCGATTATCCATGCCAGCGGGCATGATTACCGTTCATTCGTCCGGGACGAGCTGAAGCACCGCAAAGAGCTGCATTACCCGCCCTATTGCCGTCTGATTCTGGTTACTCTGTCGCATGAGCAGCTTCCGCTGCTGCTGAAGCTTGCGGAGAACTATGCGCTCAGCATTCAGGGCAAAGCCAGACAGCTGCGCTGGTACGGCAGTCTGGACAAGCTCTCTTCGGATGCGCTGGATCTGCTGGGACCGGTGGCCTCGCCGCTGCCCCGGCTGAAGGGCCGCTACCGGTTCCAGTGCATCATCAAATGGCGCGGTGCGATTGACGCCATTGCGCTGGCCCGCCAGGTGGCGGAGGAGCTGGAGGATTCCGTCCGCGATAAGGGGCTGCAGATCAGCATTGATGTTGATCCGCAGATGTTGATGTAA
- the coaBC gene encoding bifunctional phosphopantothenoylcysteine decarboxylase/phosphopantothenate--cysteine ligase CoaBC has protein sequence MKSLQGKSIILGITGGIAAYKAAALTSKLTQKGAEVHVIMTSSAKQFITELTLQSLSKQRVYSDTFQERDPSSISHIDLADAADLVLIAPATANIIAKMAHGLADDMLSTTLLATTAPIMVAPAMNVHMYQHPAVLSNMDTLYNRGIQFIEPGEGLLACGYVGKGRLEEPEEIVKVVENFFVLQKEKTSGPLAGKKVVITAGGTVERIDPVRYISNDSSGKMGFALARAARAMGAAVTLIAARTDEAPPRDAGIDLVRVQSAQEMHDAVMDRWRDCDILVKAAAVADYRPRESSDSKIKKSGSTMTLELVKTTDILESLGRIKDKQFLIGFAAETGNAEAYAKDKLVRKNLDLIVANDVAVEGAGFGTDTNIVKVYDAEGLVLDLPLASKDEVARRILRLAADRVAGALL, from the coding sequence ATGAAGAGCCTACAAGGGAAGTCGATTATACTCGGAATCACCGGCGGTATTGCTGCGTATAAGGCGGCGGCGCTGACCAGCAAGCTTACCCAGAAGGGGGCCGAGGTACATGTTATTATGACGTCATCGGCCAAGCAGTTCATTACGGAGCTGACGCTCCAGTCGTTGTCGAAGCAGCGGGTGTACAGTGATACGTTCCAGGAGCGCGACCCGTCTTCGATTTCGCATATTGATCTGGCAGATGCTGCCGACCTGGTCCTGATTGCTCCGGCTACGGCCAATATTATCGCCAAAATGGCCCACGGGCTGGCAGACGATATGCTGTCCACCACGCTTCTTGCTACAACAGCGCCTATTATGGTAGCTCCGGCGATGAATGTCCATATGTATCAGCATCCGGCGGTCCTCAGCAATATGGATACCCTCTATAACAGAGGTATTCAGTTTATTGAGCCTGGAGAAGGGCTGCTGGCCTGCGGGTATGTGGGCAAGGGACGGCTGGAGGAGCCGGAGGAGATCGTGAAGGTGGTTGAGAACTTTTTTGTACTGCAGAAGGAGAAGACCTCCGGACCGCTTGCCGGCAAAAAAGTGGTGATTACCGCAGGAGGTACGGTGGAACGCATAGATCCCGTCCGTTATATCTCCAATGATTCCTCGGGTAAAATGGGCTTCGCCCTAGCGCGCGCCGCGCGCGCCATGGGTGCTGCGGTGACGCTGATTGCCGCGCGTACCGATGAGGCGCCGCCCCGTGATGCCGGTATCGATCTGGTCCGTGTCCAGTCAGCACAGGAGATGCACGATGCGGTCATGGACCGCTGGAGGGATTGCGATATTCTTGTAAAAGCAGCGGCGGTTGCGGATTACCGTCCACGCGAGAGCAGTGACTCGAAGATTAAGAAGAGCGGTAGCACCATGACGCTGGAGCTGGTGAAGACAACTGATATTCTGGAGAGCCTGGGCAGAATCAAGGATAAGCAGTTCCTGATCGGCTTTGCCGCTGAGACCGGAAATGCCGAAGCCTATGCCAAGGATAAGCTGGTCCGCAAGAACCTTGATCTGATCGTAGCCAATGATGTGGCCGTAGAAGGCGCGGGCTTTGGCACGGATACCAACATCGTCAAGGTGTATGATGCCGAAGGTCTGGTGCTTGATCTTCCGCTGGCCTCCAAGGATGAGGTGGCGCGCCGGATTCTGCGGCTGGCTGCAGATCGTGTAGCCGGAGCTTTACTATAA